The following proteins come from a genomic window of Shewanella halifaxensis HAW-EB4:
- a CDS encoding GTPase family protein: MNKIMRLYRLLSDLSGGRWGIVLISTILPILIMMGFGLALAIKHGYIVELSFSIAISTLVVTIPLYTLSFLTKKPQVIAVDVELEDGLVKASSDWSAMETDIWGHSKAHVRKLLQENSEWTSLDKAGVEVLEHIADKYGKKSLDFSIPEGLKLFEEVSRRYNIVVKENIPGIDYLKLSYIKGGYEAYDKYGELGQKIVKGALWANHAKNLYFNPLIAVSDLSKQHVTSSMTKGMLDDMQLKAKEALLDEIAAVAIDLYSGRFSLEKEDIQASNASISDEQRSAIPLEPIRIVAVGQTNAGKSSIINVLNKELVAEVDILPSTDTSTVYSARVNDTEVRVVDVKGLDGNKQTESQMLEEMVQADLILWALKANQSSRDLDKQLKDKFELFYADCKNISRKKPTVISIVNQVDKLKPVSDWHPPYNLDNPESAKARVIAQAVSYNQQLFNFDIILPLSISTDKQHYGVELLKRTLTQQIGEANNVQRNRQRVEAIDRGVSLKKQLGRAINASKKVAPNALKLATPKLKELAIKRVFKNIR, translated from the coding sequence ATGAATAAAATTATGAGGTTATATCGCTTACTTTCTGATTTATCAGGCGGTCGTTGGGGAATCGTCTTAATTTCAACCATATTACCAATATTAATTATGATGGGTTTTGGTCTCGCATTAGCGATTAAGCATGGTTATATAGTGGAGCTATCTTTTTCAATTGCGATCAGCACATTGGTAGTTACTATTCCACTATACACATTAAGTTTTCTAACGAAAAAACCTCAAGTAATAGCTGTAGATGTTGAGTTAGAAGATGGACTGGTAAAGGCTTCAAGTGACTGGTCAGCAATGGAGACTGATATCTGGGGGCACTCAAAAGCTCATGTGCGCAAGTTACTACAGGAAAACAGTGAGTGGACCAGCCTTGATAAGGCTGGGGTGGAAGTCCTTGAACATATTGCTGATAAGTATGGCAAAAAGAGTCTGGACTTTTCAATTCCGGAAGGTTTGAAGTTATTTGAAGAAGTTAGCCGTCGTTACAATATTGTGGTGAAGGAAAATATACCAGGTATCGACTACTTGAAGCTCTCTTATATTAAAGGCGGCTATGAGGCTTATGATAAATATGGTGAACTAGGTCAAAAGATCGTTAAAGGTGCTCTCTGGGCGAATCATGCTAAAAATTTATATTTCAACCCTTTGATAGCTGTCTCAGATTTGAGTAAACAACACGTCACGTCCTCAATGACTAAGGGCATGTTAGATGATATGCAGTTAAAAGCCAAAGAAGCTTTATTAGATGAGATCGCTGCTGTAGCAATAGATTTATATAGTGGCCGCTTTAGTTTAGAAAAAGAGGATATACAAGCTTCTAATGCATCGATATCAGATGAACAACGTAGTGCAATACCTCTTGAGCCAATTCGAATTGTAGCAGTCGGTCAAACAAATGCAGGCAAGTCATCAATTATAAATGTTTTGAATAAGGAACTTGTCGCAGAAGTAGATATTTTGCCATCGACAGATACATCTACAGTCTACAGTGCGAGAGTTAATGATACAGAAGTTAGGGTGGTTGATGTAAAAGGCTTAGATGGAAATAAGCAAACTGAAAGTCAGATGCTTGAAGAGATGGTACAAGCGGACTTAATTCTATGGGCATTAAAGGCGAATCAATCTTCTCGCGACTTAGATAAGCAGTTGAAAGATAAGTTTGAGCTTTTCTATGCTGACTGCAAGAATATTTCACGTAAAAAGCCGACTGTAATATCGATTGTTAATCAAGTTGATAAATTGAAACCAGTTTCTGATTGGCATCCACCATATAATTTAGACAATCCTGAATCAGCAAAGGCTAGAGTTATCGCTCAAGCAGTTTCTTATAATCAGCAGCTTTTCAATTTCGACATTATTTTACCCCTCTCTATTTCAACCGATAAACAGCATTATGGTGTTGAATTACTTAAGCGAACCCTGACTCAACAAATAGGGGAAGCTAATAATGTTCAACGAAATAGACAGCGTGTCGAAGCAATAGATAGAGGTGTGTCGCTAAAAAAACAATTAGGGCGAGCAATCAATGCGAGTAAGAAAGTAGCACCAAATGCTCTAAAGCTTGCAACACCTAAATTGAAAGAGTTGGCAATTAAGAGAGTGTTTAAAAATATACGATGA
- a CDS encoding ankyrin repeat domain-containing protein, translated as MTNIEFLDAVMHGDAAIVASAIETTPELVNCTCDEGNHSAFEIALNAGFSKVASTLMNTVGFDINHSGHNPLRLTIDLGFIELAKSLLEKGANPNYRPTQMSSALLLCLENEYFDVAELMVEKGAEVDIRNEQGWTPLIWAAIKGRKPAVEFLLAHRANLNVCNNDGWNAITGAYFKKRTDIVSILKDKGAVFSAKYSEVALLSAYQNGYLDIVNSLLDSGVSPSVSDDEGNSLLVLATQNGDLELVKKLLANGADVNATSEHDNPVLCIALKQRHELIAMELIRAGSYINQTDINGSTPLMIASYVGYMEVCQVLIERNAALNSLSKESYTPIMFAAEQGYLEVVELLVEAGANINLKNNLGRRAKKLADLREHYLIRNYLNEHGGRD; from the coding sequence ATGACAAATATAGAGTTTTTAGATGCAGTAATGCATGGCGATGCAGCGATTGTAGCAAGCGCTATTGAAACCACGCCTGAATTGGTTAATTGCACTTGTGATGAGGGCAACCATAGCGCTTTTGAAATCGCATTAAATGCAGGGTTCTCGAAAGTGGCAAGCACGTTGATGAATACTGTAGGTTTTGACATAAATCACTCAGGTCATAACCCTCTTCGACTCACGATAGATCTTGGTTTCATTGAGCTTGCTAAAAGTTTATTAGAGAAAGGTGCCAACCCGAATTACCGACCAACTCAAATGAGTAGTGCATTATTGTTATGTCTTGAAAATGAATATTTTGATGTCGCAGAACTAATGGTTGAGAAAGGCGCTGAAGTTGATATTCGTAATGAACAAGGTTGGACGCCACTCATTTGGGCTGCGATTAAAGGACGTAAACCTGCCGTTGAGTTTTTGTTAGCTCATAGGGCCAATTTAAATGTTTGCAACAATGATGGCTGGAATGCAATTACAGGGGCTTATTTTAAAAAACGCACCGATATAGTCAGCATTTTAAAAGACAAAGGGGCGGTGTTCAGTGCTAAGTATTCAGAAGTTGCACTGTTATCGGCTTATCAAAATGGCTATTTAGATATAGTTAATAGTCTGCTCGATAGCGGCGTAAGCCCAAGTGTGAGCGATGATGAAGGTAATTCGTTACTGGTTTTAGCAACTCAGAATGGTGATTTAGAGTTAGTTAAAAAACTACTTGCTAATGGTGCAGATGTTAATGCGACTTCGGAACATGATAATCCAGTATTATGTATAGCGTTAAAACAAAGACATGAACTTATTGCTATGGAACTGATAAGGGCTGGTTCGTACATAAATCAAACTGACATTAACGGCAGTACGCCGCTTATGATTGCTTCTTATGTAGGTTATATGGAAGTTTGTCAGGTCCTTATTGAAAGGAATGCAGCATTGAATTCACTTAGCAAAGAAAGCTATACCCCTATTATGTTTGCTGCAGAGCAAGGGTATTTGGAAGTAGTTGAACTATTAGTTGAAGCTGGGGCAAATATTAACCTTAAAAATAACTTAGGACGAAGAGCTAAGAAGCTTGCAGACCTCAGAGAGCACTACTTAATTAGAAATTATCTAAATGAGCACGGTGGTCGTGACTAG